A genome region from Scomber japonicus isolate fScoJap1 chromosome 15, fScoJap1.pri, whole genome shotgun sequence includes the following:
- the LOC128374601 gene encoding LIM/homeobox protein Lhx9-like, producing MRRYQALINGAPITRFTMATGETKDSTPFSFILIGPRGRPTANKITSYLRCESPGPLAAGRKHLEERERAQLLRTIMMSPDERALEELLCCRDLGDEAAGTEESATPAAISLPEPMTCAGCGEQVCDRYFLLAAGSVWHSACLRCSRCECELQTHPSLYWRDGNIYCQQDYCRMFGGGQCARCFQPIPASALVMRSGELTFHLHCFSCEECDATLMPGSLYCIQGQNLYCQEHYHSDRSGPLPQNPPTDPNLKEAQHLSSGDGDESVSSPEPRLDDRATGGRTCRRTKRIRTCFGSEQLRALESYFAQKHNPDGKDWTCLTHKTGLPKRVLQVWFQNARAKLRRSLSADDSQVHSPSSPLRGVAAATASPHPARSPDDQSQPFFPTSTIDQLQLSLLTAPLSRQSHHQQQNPALFLDYDSQNAPGYSSSLEAFGDFGENGSGGGGERDADPEVDPFRPDYC from the exons atgaggagataccaagccctcattaATGGAGCACCGATAACacgattcaccatggcaacaggagaAACGAAGGACTCA ACgcccttttctttcattttaattggTCCCAGGGGGCGTCCGACGGCCAATAAGATCACTTCTTACCTGCGCTGCGAGTCACCTGGGCCTCTGGCTGCAGGGAGGAAacacctggaggagagagagagagctcag cttctcaGGACCATCATGATGTCACCAGACGAGCGAGCCCTCGAGGAGCTGCTGTGCTGCAGAGACCTCGGAGACGAGGCGGCGGGGACGGAGGAGAGCGCT ACTCCGGCAGCCATTTCTCTCCCGGAGCCAATGACGTGTGCCGGATGTGGCGAGCAGGTGTGCGACCGCTACTTCCTGTTGGCTGCCGGCAGCGTTTGGCACAGCGCGTGTCTCCGCTGCAGTCGGTGTGAGTGTGAGCTGCAAACGCATCCATCGCTCTACTGGAGGGACGGAAACATCTACTGCCAGCAGGACTACTGCAG GATGTTCGGCGGAGGTCAATGCGCTCGCTGCTTTCAGCCAATCCCGGCTTCTGCTCTGGTCATGAGGTCCGGTGAGCTGACCTTTCACCTGCACTGCTTCTCCTGCGAG GAGTGTGATGCTACATTAATGCCGGGGAGCCTGTACTGCATTCAGGGTCAGAACCTTTACTGTCAGGAACATTATCACAGCGACCGGAGCGGCCCGCTGCCTCAGAACCCCCCGACGGACCCAAATCTGAAAGAAG CTCAACACCTGAGCTCAGGTGACGGGGACGAGTCCGTCAGCAGTCCTGAGCCCCGATTGGACGACAGGGCGACGGGTGGGCGGACCTGCAGGCGGACCAAGCGAATCAGGACGTGTTTCGGCAGCGAGCAGCTCAGAGCGCTGGAGTCGTATTTCGCCCAGAAGCACAACCCCGACGGAAAAGACTGGACCTGCCTCACACACAAGACGGGGCTGCCCAAGAGAGTCCTGCAg GTGTGGTTTCAAAACGCTCGGGCCAAGTTGAGGCGCTCCCTCTCCGCCGACGACTCTCAGGTTCACTCCCCATCCTCTCCCCTGAGAGGCGTCGCCGCGGCAACCGCCTCCCCGCATCCAGCCCGCTCCCCCGACGACCAATCGCAGCCCTTCTTCCCCACCAGCACCATCGACCAGCTCCAGCTCTCCCTGCTGACCGCCCCGCTCAGCCGCCAGTCACACCACCAGCAGCAAAACCCCGCCTTATTCCTGGACTACGactcccagaatgcacctgggTATAGCTCCTCTCTGGAGGCCTTCGGGGACTTTGGGGAGAatggaagtggaggaggaggagaaagagatgcTGATCCTGAAGTTGATCCTTTTAGACCAGATTACTGTTAG
- the psmb10 gene encoding proteasome subunit beta type-10, giving the protein MLHSLKPCEMEAGGFCFENSRRNTMLESSFSELGYKVPNARKTGTTIAGIVYKDGVILGADTRATDDMVVADKNCMKIHYIAPKIYCCGAGVAADAEVTTQIMSSNVELHTLNTGRPPLVAMVTRQLKQMLFRYQGQVGSSLIVGGVDVTGAHLYSVYPHGSYDKLPFLTMGSGAAAAVAVFEDRFKPNMELEEAKQLVRDAIAAGIFCDLGSGSNVDLCIITQAGVEYLRAYDKPTTKGKREGQYRYKRGTTAVLTKTVTPLTLDVVDESVQTMETE; this is encoded by the exons ATGCTCCACAGTCTGAAGCCCTGTGAGATGGAGGCTGGAGGTTTCTGCTTTGAAAACAGCCGCAG AAACACAATGTTGGAGTCCAGTTTCTCAGAGCTCGGCTACAAAGTTCCCAACGCCAGAAAGACGGGGACGACCATCGCTGGTATCGTTTATAAG GATGGCGTGATCCTGGGAGCAGACACCAGAGCAACAGACGACATGGTGGTGGCCGACAAAAACTGCATGAAGATTCACTACATCGCTCCCAAGATCTA ctgCTGTGGCGCCGGCGTGGCTGCAGACGCAGAGGTCACCACACAGATCATGTCGTCCAACGTGGAGCTGCACACACTCAACACCGGAAGGCCTCCTCTGGTCGCCATGGTAACCAGGCAGCTGAAACAGATGCTGTTCAG GTACCAGGGTCAGGTGGGTTCATCTCTGATCGTTGGAGGAGTGGATGTGACCGGAGCTCACCTGTACAGCGTTTATCCACACGGCTCCTACGACAAGCTGCCCTTCCTCACCATGG GTTCTggtgctgcagctgctgtcgCTGTGTTTGAGGACAGATTCAAACCAAACATGGAG ctggaggaggcgaaGCAGCTGGTACGAGACGCCATCGCCGCTGGGATTTTCTGTGATCTGGGTTCAGGCAGCAACGTGGATCTGTGTATCATCACTCAGGCCGGGGTCGAGTACCTGAGAGCCTACGACAAGCCCACCACCAAGGGCAAGAG GGAGGGACAGTACAGGTATAAGCGCGGCACCACGGCCGTCCTCACCAAAACCGTGACCCCGCTGACTCTGGATGTGGTCGATGAATCAGTTCAGACTATGGAGACTGAATAA
- the LOC128374706 gene encoding histone H3-like centromeric protein A, with translation MRHDDSAASRRKGTTPKRRPPQPGPSTSGSTRRSPRSPRSPRSPRSPRRSGVSRASAVSPRKKRFRPGTRALMEIRKYQKGTDLLLRKGPFSRLVREVCQSISHEALRWQVYALMALQEAAEAFLVRLFADANLCAIHAKRVTMFPRDIQLARRIRGADTL, from the exons ATGCGCCACGACGATTCAGCCGCCAGCCGGAGGAAGGGCACCACTCCGAAACGTCGGCCTCCGCAGCCGGGCCCGAGCACCTCTGGTTCAACGCGGCGGTCGCCGAGATCACCGAGATCACCGAGGTCACCGAGGTCACCGAGGAGGAGCGGAGTTTCAA GAGCTTCTGCTGTGTCTCCCAGGAAGAAGAGGTTTCGTCCAGGAACCAGAGCTTTGATGGAGATCCGTAAATACCAGAAAGGCACCGACCTGCTGCTCAGGAAGGGACCGTTCTCCCGCCTG GTCCGTGAGGTGTGTCAGAGTATTTCCCATGAAGCTCTCAGGTGGCAGGTGTACGCTCTGATGGCCCTGCAGGAG gCGGCAGAGGCGTTCCTCGTCCGCTTGTTTGCCGACGCCAACCTGTGTGCCATCCACGCCAAGCGGGTCACCATGTTCCCCCGCGACATCCAGCTGGCCAGAAGGATCCGAGGAGCCGACACCTTATaa